Part of the Desulfovibrio sp. ZJ209 genome, CCGGAGGACGGCCTGCCCCGCAAGGACGGAAAGCCGCTCCGCAAGGCGCTCGGTGCCCTCTCCCAGCGGCAGGAACTCCATGCCCCGGCAATGGTCGCAGGGCGAGGGGAAGGGCCGCGAATAGCCGCAATAGTGGCAGACAAGACGCTCCAGCCCCTTGTGGTAGGTGAGGCCGATGTCGCAGTGCGGGCAGCGTTGCGTCCTCCCGCAGGAGAGGCAATACATGAGTGGCGCATAGCCTCGCCGGTTGAGGAGGACGACGGCCTGTTCGCCCCGGGCCAGCGTCTCGCGCAGGGCGTCCTCGCACTGTGGCGCGAGAATGCCCCCGGCTGCCGTCTCCCCCTCGGCGGCCGCGCCGTCCCGCGCCGCAGGAAAGAGGCGGGGGTTCGCGCTGATGTCCACGAGCTCCACGGGCGGCAGCGGGCGCCCCCCCACGCGCCTTGGCAGCCGCAGGAGCGGGAGGCGCCCCTCGCTGGCCGCATGGAAGGTCTTGAGGTCGGGCGTGGCCGAGCCCAGGACAAGCAGGCCGCGCTCGCGCCGCATGCGCGCCCACCCCACTTCCCGCGCCTGGTAGGCAAGGCCGTCCTCCTGCTTGAAGGAGGCGTCATGCTCCTCGTCGAGGATGATGCAGCCGAGCGACGGGATGGGCAAAAAGAGCGCCGAGCGCGTGCCCACCACGAGGCAGGGGCGCCGGCTCTCCGCCAGCGCCCGAAACGTGGCCTCGCGCCGCCCTGGCGACTGGTAGCCGTGATAGAGGATGAGCGGCGCGCCCGGGAGGGCCCGGGCCGCATCCCGGCGCAGCTTGAGCGCCAGGGCCACTTCGGGCGCGAGCAAGAGGACGCTGCGCCCCCGGGCGAGGACGCGTTCCGCGAGCTCCAGATACACTGCTGTCTTGCCGCTCCCGGTGACGCCGTAGAGCAGGCGGTTTTGCGGGCTTTCCGCCTCCAGCGCGGCGGTAAGGGCCGCAAGCGCGGCGGCCTGGTCCGCATTGAGGGTGACGCGTTCCGGCGCAGGCGCAAGGAGGGCCGCGCCCGGCTCTTCCTCTTCCGCGCCATCATGCACGAGCGCCACATGGCCGGCCCGTACCAGGGCGGCCAGCGCCAGGGCGGCGTCTTTCACTTCGCGCAGCAGCCGTCGCCGGCTCACGGGCCCCTGCGCATGCAGAAATTCCAGTACCGCGACCTGCCGGGTGGCCGCGGGCCGCACGGGCCAGGGAGGCTCCACGCGCAAGTGGCAAAATTCCTCGCTGGCGGCATCCGCGCTCCTGGGCAAAAGGCGCGCGGCGCCCGAACTGAGCTCCCGCGCAAGCTCCGCGCACGTGGCCGCGTCCGAATGCCTGAGGTCGCGCAAAGTCAGCGTTTCGGCACGGGCAACGAGGCGGCGCAGCCGCACCGCGGTGCTGCGCAGCCCCTGCGGGAGCACATGGCCGGCCACATGGCCCGGCTCCACCCCATGCCGCAACGCGAGATCCAGCAGGAGGCCAAGGAGGGCGGGCGCGAGCAGGGGCTCGGTTTCCAGCGGCCAGAAGACCTCCTTGCAGACCACGCCCTCGGGCACGTCGGCGCTTGCCGTCACTTCGAGCACGATGCCGGCGCGCAGGGCGCCACCCTCCCCCCGGCCGAGGGGCACAGCCACACGGAGGCCCGGGCGCCAGAGATCCGGGGCGAAAATGGATGGCAGGCTATAGGTCAGCGTGGCGTAGGGGGGACTCAGCAGGGCGACGCGGGCGTAGGGCATGCAAGGAAAATGCAGACAAAGGTGGCGCGGAGAGCGCCGCCTGCCAAGAGGCAAGCGACGCCTCACACGAAACATGAACGAAAAAAGGCGCCGCGCGAGGCTCAGGCGCCCCCGCGCGGGTGGATTTTGGCTGAAAGGTCGCCGCCCTACTGGAACTGGACGAAATTCTTCAACAGGCCCAGCAGCTCGTAGCGCAGTTCCTCGTCCTGTAGGGCGAAGTAAATATTGGCGGTGAGGTATTCCGCCCAGTCGCCCGCGTCAAAGCGCATGCCCGACATGCGCACGGCCATCATGCCGCGGTCCTTGGCGAGGGCCTGAAGGGCGTCCGTGAGCTGGATCTCCCCACCCTGGCCCGGCTTCACCTTTTCGAGATAGTCGAAAATATCGGGCGTGAGCACATAACGGCCCACGATGGCGAGCCTCGAGGGCGCGTCCTCGCGCTTGGGCTTTTCCACCATGTCGCGCACGCGATAGACGCCGGGCGCCACTTCCTCGCCGTCGATGATGCCGTACTTGTGGACCTTCTCCCACGGCACTTCCATGACGCCGACAACGGGCATCTTTTCGGCCATGGCGACCTCGATGAGCTGGCCTATGCCGGGCACGCCGCCGAACATGAGGTCATCGCCCACCATGATGGCGAAGGGGTCGCCGCGCACGAGCTCGCGCGCGCACATGATGGCATGGCCGAGGCCGAGCTGCTTCTTCTGGCGCACGGACATGATGTTGACCATTTCGGCCACTTCGCGCACCGCCTGGAGCTTGTCCAGCTTGCCGGCGCGCTCGAGCACGCCCTCGAGCTGGAGGTTGTAGTCGAAGTGGTCCTCGATGACGCTCTTGTCACGGTTGGTGACGAAGATGACGTCACGGATATGGGCGCGGATGGCCTCCTCCACCACATACTGGATGACGGGCTTGTTGTAGATGGGGAGCATTTCCTTGGGGATGTTCTTGGTTGCCGGGAGCGAACGGGTGCCCCAACCGGCCACGGGAATGATCACCTTGCGAATCTCTTTCATGGCTGTCTCCCTCTCTCTGAAATGACGAAACACCGGCCGCAACATGGAGCGCGCGGCGCCCGGCCACACTGCCGGAGACCGTGCCGCGCCCCGAAAAAGCAGAGAGCGAAATGCGCCTGCGCTATGCAGGCCCGGTGCGGCACATCCTGTGGCTATCTTCGGCCAAAAAAGCGCCGAGGGCAAGAGAAAAAAAGCGCATTCCGCACGCTTTGGCATAGCGGCCGCCCAGACTTTCGCAAGCCTCCTCCTGCCCGGGAACCGCGCTTGACAGGCTCCCCCATGCCCGGGATACTCGCAGGCCGGCACGAGCCCTGCACGGCGCCTCGTGGCCGGGGCGCGCCTATCTTCAGTCCCGCGCCGGGGAAACAGCCCTTCAATCCGAGGTATCTATGTCCGACCTGCGTTCAACCTATACCGACAGGCTCCGCTTTTATGGCGACACCACCCCGCGCGAGCTGGCCGACCGTTTCGGCACGCCGCTCTATGTCTACAGCGAGCGCATCCTGCGCGAACGCTGCCGCGACCTCATGGGCCTTTCTGCCAGGGACGGCTTTGGCGTCAACTATTCGGTCAAGGCCAACGCCAATCCTTCCCTGCTGCGCATCATTCACGAGGAGGGCCTGGTGGCTGACGCCATGAGCCCGGGCGAGCTCGTCATGGACGCGCTCGGTGGTTTTGCCCCGGAGGAGATCCTCTACATCTCCAACAACAATACCCCCGAAGAGATGCTCACGGCCCTTGCGCACGGCGTGCTCATCAGCGTGGATTCGCTCTCGCAGCTCGACATGCTCGGCGGCCTCAATCGCGGCGGCCGCGTCATGGCCCGTTTCAACCCCGGCATCGGCGCGGGCCACCACGCCAAGGTCATCACGGCGGGCAAGGCCACCAAGTTCGGCATTTCGCCGGACAAAATGGACGAGGTCTTCGCCCTGTTGCGCAAGCATGAGCTCACCCTCGCCGGCATCAACCAGCACATCGGCTCGCTCTTCATGGAGCCCACGGGGTATCTCGAGGCCGCGAAGGTGCTGCTCGAGCTCGCCGGAAACCTGCCGCCCGACATACTGAAATCGCTGGAGACCATCGACTTCGGGGGCGGTTTCGGCATCCCCTACCATAAATATGACGACGAGCCCCGGCTCGACCTCGCGGCCCTGGGCCAGGGCCTGCACGCCCTCATCAGCGAATGGGCCGCGGCCACAGGCTACGCGGGCCGCTTTTTGGTGGAGCCGGGCCGCTATGTGGTGGCCGAATGCGGCATCCTGCTCGGGCGCGTCACCGCCACCAAGGAAAACGCGGGCACGCGCTATGTGGGCACGGACATCGGCTTCAATGTGCTCATGCGGCCGGTGATGTACGATTCCTTCCACGATCTCGAAGCCTATCGCGGCGACGGGAAGGACGGCGGCGACGACATCCTGCAGACAGTGGTCGGCAATATCTGCGAAAGCGGCGACATCCTCGCAAAAGACCGGCTGCTGCCGCGCTTGCGTGAAGGCGATGTGCTCGGCGTGCTGGACGCCGGCGCCTATGGCTTCAGCATGGCCTCCAACTATAACCAGCGTTACCTGCCGGCCGAGGTGCTTATCCAGGCCGACGGCACGCCGCGCCTCATCCGCCGCAGGGAGACGGCCCACGACCTGACCCGCCGCCTCGAGGGCCTTGGCGGGGACTAGCCCGCACAGCAAGGGCGCCACAGGCCCGAACAAGAACTGCACCCCGCCGGTGCACTGGCCTTGAAAGAGGCGCATGCCCCGGCGGGGAAACACCATCAATGCCAGAAGGCCAGCCTCCCGGAGCGGGCGCCGCTTCGGAAGCTGGCCATGACAAAGCCACAGGAGCGCCGCTCCGCATGCCCAAGCCCGAACTCGGAACCTCGCCCCGCGCCATCTGGAGCCTGACATGGCCCCAGCTGCTCATGATGTACATCGTGTTCTTCATGGGCCTCACGAGCGTGTGGGTGGGGGGGCAGATCAGCGCCAATGTCCAGGCCGCCCTCGGCATGGTGACGCAGTGCTCCCTCTTCCTCATGGTGGTCATCATGGCGCTCTCGAGCGGCGCCACGGCGGCCATCAGCCAGTCCCTCGGGGCCTTCCGGGTGCGCCGCGCGGAGCGCTACGTGGCGACGACCGTCCTCGGCAGCCTGGGGCTCGGGCTGATCATGGCTCTCGTCGGCTGGGGGTACGGCGACGGGATACTCCGGCTCATCATGGTGCCCGAAGCCATCCGGCCGCTGGCAGCCGAGCTCTGGCAGGTCTTCATGCTCACGCTGCCCGCGCAATATGTGTATTCCGCCACCGGCGTCATCTTTCGCGCGACGCGGCTGGTGCTCCCGCCGCTCTGGGTGGCGGCGCTCGTGTGCGCGGCCAATCTTGCGTGCTGCCTGGGTTTCGGCCTCGGCTGGTTCGGCCTGCCCGACTGCGGCTACATGGGCCTCGCATGGAGCAATTTCGGCGCCCAGTGCCTCGGCGCGGCCTGCAATACCCTGTTGCTCGTGCGCTCCGGCTATTTGCGGCGCCGCGCCATCCCCTCGTTGCGCTGGCTTCGGATGGGCCTCCCCTATCTGGTGCGCGTGGCACTCCCCGCGGCGGCGGCGCAGATCGTCTGGCAGTCGGGCTATCTCACCCTCTTTGTGCTCGTGGCGTCGCTCCCCGTGGACAGTGTCCACGCGCTGGCGGGACTCACCGCGGGCCTCCGGGCCGAGGCCCTGCTCTTCCTGCCCGGCATGGCCTTCAACATGACCGTCGCCGTCCTCGTGGGCAACAGCCTGGGCGAGGGGCGGCCGGCCCAGGCGAAGCGCGTGGCGCTCGCACTCGTGGGGCTCGCCGCAGCCGCCATGAGCGTGGTCGCCATCATCATCTGGCCCTTCAGGGCGGACATCGCCGCCCTGCTTTCGCAGGAGGCGGCCACCCGGGCGCAGATCGTGAGCTACCTTTCCTATAACCTCGTCTCCACGCCCTTTTCCATCGCAAGCACCGTCATGGGCGGCATCATGGTGGGCGCGGGCGCCACGCAGTACAACCTGATGGTCTATGGGGGCACTTTCTGGATCGTGCGCCTCCCGCTCGGCTGGCTGCTGGGCCACCGGCTCTGGGGCACCGCATCGGGCGTGTTCGCCGCCATGCTCGTTTCGCAATGCCTGCAAGCCCTGATCATGCTCTATGTTGTCCTTCGCTGCGACTGGGCCCGCTTCGCCATGAACCGGCAGCGCCGCCCCCGCTGAACCCTGTTTCCGCCGCGACCAAAGGAGATCGACTATGGACGCGCACTTCATGCCCGTGAGCCTCAAGGAAAGCCCCGCCTACTACGCCCTTTGGGAGGCGACTCCGCGCCGTTCGCTGGACTATACGCTGGCGAACCTCTGGGGCTGGCAGGAATATTACGGCCTTGAATGGTATTTTGACGGGCGCCTGTGCTGGATACGGCAGACGAGGCCGGAAGTGCGTCCCTGGGCGCCCATCGGCGACTGGAACGCCGTGGACTGGGGCGCCGTGCTCCCCTGCGTGGCGGGCAAGGCCGGGCGCGACTTCATCCGCGTGCCTGAGGAGCTTGTCCATCTCTGGCAAAAGGCGTGCCCGCAGCTTTTGGAGGTCCGCGAGGAGCGCGGCCAGTGGGAATATCTCTACAAGCAGGAAGAGCTTGCGACGCTCGCCGGCAATCGCTTTCACAAAAAGCGCAATCATTACAACAGTTACGTCAAGGCCTATGGCGAGCCGGATTACCGCGGCGTCACCGATGCCATGGTGGAAGACGTGCTCGGCGTGCAGGACGACTGGTGCCAGTGGCACGAATGCGAGGGCTCGCCCTCGCTGCTCGCCGAAAACGAGGCCATCAACCGCGTGCTCACCCATTGGGACGCCTTCCGGGGGCTCACCGGGGGCTCGCTCTATGTGGACGGCCGCATGATCGCCTTCAGCGTGGGCGAAAAGCTGGACAGCGAGACCCTTGGCGTCCACTTCGAGAAGGGGCTCAACGGCTACAAGGGCGTCTACCAGGCCATGAACTGCGAATTCGCGCGCCACGCGGGCGCGGGCCTGAAATGGATAAACCGCGCGCAGGACCTGGACGAGGAGGGCCTCCGGCAGGCCAAGATGACCTACCTACCCGCGGACTTCTTGCGCAAGTCCACGGTGCATGTGCGGCCTGCGTAAGCGGTCGTCCGTGAATGGGCTCTGGCCTCGAGGCAGGGAGAGGGCTGTACCCTTCGGGGAACGCCGAAAGTATCCGCCAAAAACCGTCCTTTTCCCCTGCCCCGGACGGCGGGCCAGCCGCGTCAGCGGTATTCCCGTCCTGACCAGAGCACGCGCCCGATGACGCGGAACTGGTCTGCGCCGTCGCCGCGCAAGTCGAGGCTCAGGGGCGGGTAGGCCGGGTTGGCGCTGTGCAGGACAACCTTGCCGGGCAGCTTGTCCACCCGCTTGATATAGATGGCGTCCTCAAAGCCCACGGCATAGAGCCGGCCCGGGGTGATGTCCGTCTGGCCCTGGTCGAGCAGGACCACATCGTTGTCAAAAATTTCCGGCACCATGCTGTCGCCCGAAACGCGCATGAGCACCATGCGCCTCGGATTGCCCTTGCGGCGCAGAAAATCGCTGCGGAAGGCATAACCGCCCTCTTGGGCGCCGCTGACCTCAAGGCTGCCCGTGCCCGCGGAAAGCCGCGCCTCGGCGAGGGGGATGGTGACAAGGTCGGTCTCGCAGTCGGCAGGGGCGGCGGGCAGTTCCCCATCGCCGGCTTCTGGCAGCCGCTCCGGCCCGCGCCCGAAAAAAAGCCAATGGGCATTGACGCCCGTCTGCGCCGCGCAGGACTGGATCCAGGCCGGGGGCACCTCACGGCGCTTGCGCGCACCGTTGACGGACTGCGGCGTGATGCCCAGGGTGCGGGCAAGCTCGGCATCGGTGGTCACGTCAAGCGCGCGCATGAGGCGGGTGAGGCATTGGGCGGCTTCATCACCGGTGCGGGGGGAGGCGGGCAGCGGTACCATGGCATCCTCACAAGGTGAGCCCCTCGGGGCGTGTGCGGAACAGGCAGGCAAAGGCATTTCGGAACCCGAAGACAACCTAGCACGAAGAAAAATACATCACAAGTTGTTTTTCAGTCTCACACTGATTTTTTTCGTCTTTTATTGTCCGCTTCTTCTCTTCATTAAAGGTTATGTTGTACTGAGCGGTTGTCGGATCTTCCTTAGACCCGTCTGGAGCGCAGCGGAAGACGGGTGCTAGTGCCGGAAGAATCCTAAAAAATAAGATTTTTTGGGGCGGGCAAGGAAGATAAAAATTTCCGAAGGGAGTGTAGTCAAGTACTCGACCGAGGAAATTTTTCTCTGACGCAGCCAGCACCAAAAAGGCTGTTTTTGACGGATAATTTCGGCATTACAGATGCAGCACGGGCGCAACACCAACCCAAAAGCATAACAAAGCCTCATTAAATCACAGATTGAAAAGGGGCTCCCTTGCGGGAAGCCCCTTTAAATACCGCGAATGTAAACAGCAGCGAAAAGCCTAGGCGTCGCCGGCGGCCTCGCCGCCCTTCCCCCCTTGCATGAGGGGCTGGCCCGGGCCTGCCTTGAATACCCGCTGGAGCACATAGACCCCGGCCATGAGCCCGAAGCCGATGAGGTCGGTCTTGAGGCCGGGGGTGATGAGCGTGATGGCCGCGGCCACGAGGATGAGGCGCTCCCAGAAAAAGAGGTTCCTCAGCCAGTAGCCCACGCTCGCGAAGGACAGCGCGGCGATGCCCACGGCCGCCGTGCAGACAATGAAGACGATCTCCCATGTATCGGCGCCGATCATCAGGAGGGCCGGGTTGTAGCAGAAGATATAGGGGATGAGGAAGCCCGCGAAGGCGAGCTTCACCGCCATGAAGCCCGTGGCGTTGGGCTCGGCCCGGGCAATGCCCGCGGCCGCGTAGGCGGCGAGCGCCACCGGGGGGGTGAGGTCGGCAAGGATGCCGAAATACATGATGAAGAGATGCGCGGCGAGCTGGGGGACGCCGAAGCTCTGGATGGCCGGTGCGGCGATGGTGGCGAGCACGATGTACTTGGCCGTGGTGGGGAGGCCCATGCCCAGGATGATGGACGAGAACATGGTCAGCACCAGGGTGAGCGCGAAGCTCCCCGCCGAGAGCGCGAGGATGGCGTTGGCGAGCTTGAGGCCCACGCCGGTGAGCGTGACCACGCCGATGACAAAGCCCGTGCACGCGCAGGCGGCGGAAACGCCGAGCGCGAGGCGGCCGCCGTTCTCCATGGCCATGAGCACGTCTTTCAGGGCCAGCTTGTTGCACTGGGCGAGGCTGCTTCGCACGGTCATGCCACTGGGGCCAGCTCCGGCCCATGCCTTCCAGTTATTGGCGACCAGGGAGATGACCACGGTCGTCACGATGCAGTAATAGGCCGACTTGAGCGGCGTGTAGCCCTGCATGAGCAGGTAGACGAGCACGATGATGGGAATGAGCAGGTAGCCGCCGTGCCTGAGCACATGCCACGGCTTGGGGAGGCGGTCCTTGGGGATGCCCTTGAGGCCGAGGCGCTTGGCCTCCATATGCACCATGAAGCCCACGGCGAGATAATAGAGCAGCGCCGGGATGAGCGCCGCCTTGGCGATCTCCACATAGCCCACGCCCAAAAACTGCGCCATGATGAAGGCGGCGGCGCCCATGATGGGCGGCATGATCTGGCCGCCGGTGGAGGACGCCGCCTCCACGGCGCCGGCGAAGGCGCCGCGATAGCCCACGCTCTTCATGAGCGGGATGGTGAAGGTGCCGGTGGAGACGGTATTGGCCACCGACGACCCGGAGATGGTACCGAAAAAGCCGCTGGCGAGCACGGCCACCTTGGCCGGGCCGCCCACGAACCTGCCCGCCGCGCCGAGCGCGAGGTCGATGAAAAACTTGCCGAGGCCCGTGCTGTGCAAAAAGGCGCCAAAGAGGATGAAGAGGAACACGAAGGACGCGGCCACGCCGAGCGGCATGCCGAACAGGCCCTCGGTGGTCAGGTACATGTGGCCCACGATGCGCTTGAGCGAAAAGCCGGGATGCCCGAGCATGCCGGGAATGAGGTTCCCGAACTTGGCGTAGAGCAAAAAGACGATGGCCACGATGGTGATGGGCAGGCCCACGATGCGCCGCGTCGCCTCCAGCACCAGCAGGATGGACGCGCAGCCGAAGATGAAGTCAAGCTCGGTGGGCGGCCCGGCGTCCAGCACGATGGTGTCATAGTTCCAGATGATGTAGCCGCACACAGCTGCGCCGGCAGCGGCCAACAGCACGTCGTACCAGTTGAGCCTGTGCTTGTTGCCGTCGGCCTTGGCCGGATAGAGCAGGTAGATGAGCACGAGCACAAAGCCGAGATGGATGGAGCGCTGGATCTGCGGCGGGTAGAGGCCAGTTGCCGCCGTGAAGAGCTGGAAGCCGGAAAAAACGATGCAGACGCAACTGATGAAAATCTTGAGCCAGCCGCGGAAGGTGCGGAAGGTCGCCTCCTTGTCGTACTTGGCGACGATTTCCGAAACGTCCAGTGTGTCCTGTATTTTTTCGGCGGCGTCGGAGTCCAGCCGGCTCCCCTCCTCGAGGGCGAATCCGCCGGAACCTTCCTGCCCGATGACCTGCATCCGCTCTTTGTGACTCATGGCTGCCTCTGCAATGGCTCATGGGGCCTTGCCCCGGCACCGCATCCCTGCGGGGCATAGATAAAGGTAAGGGCGCTTCCGGCCGGGGCGAGCTTGGTGAAGGGGACTTCCCCACCGCCGGCGCTTTCGGGCAACAGCAGGGCATGCCCGGCCACGCGCCCCACGCGCACGTCAAAGGTCTTGAGGGGCCGCGCGTAGCCGCTCATGACGATGCGGCCATTGCCGGCGCTCATCGCCTGACCCGGCTCGGGCGCCGAGGGAAGCCCGGCGCCGAAATCCTGGTACACCGTCTTGTCCAGATTGATGACGCCGTCCCGGATGATGAAATGGTCTTCCACCGGGGTCAGCGCCACGGAGTGGGTGTAGCGGATGGCAAAGCCCTCCCCCTCCCCGAGCGGCCACGCCCCGGCGAGCGCGCCCCCGGCATCGCGGACGCAAAGCTCGCCCCCGGCGCCTGCCCCGGCGAAGGCCACGGGCGCCCCCAGCAGCGCAAGGCAGAGGCCGAGCGCGGCGAAAAGGCGCGCGCCGCGTGCGCGGCGCTGCGAAAAACCGCGCCGGGCGGGAACAGAGCCCGCCCGGCCGTCGCAATGCTGCATGGGTTCAAGAGAACGCTTCAAGGCTTACTTCAGGATGCCCTTTTCCTTGAGGTACTTTTCCGCACCCGGATGGAAGGGGATGGTCACGCCGTCGGCAGCCTTTTCGAGCAGGATCTCCGAGCCCTTGTTGTGCCCCTTGGCCACGTCGCCAAGATTCTCGAACAGGGTCTTGGTGAGGTTGTAGGCCACGTCATCGGGCATGTCCTTGTTGGCCACGAGTATGGCCTGGACGGAGAGGGTCGGCACCTCGTTTTCCTGGCCCTTGTAGGTCTTGGCCGGGATGGCGTCCTTCACGAGATAGGGGAACTTGGCGATGACCTCGTCCGCCTTGGCGCCTTCAAGCGGCACGAAGACGACATCCTGGGTGGTGGTGATGTCCTGGATGGCGGGGCTCGGCGTGCCGATGGAGAAGACGAAGCCGTCCACCTGGCGGTCCTTGAACTGGTCGGCCGTCTCGCCATAGGGCAGGAAGATGGGCTCCACGTTCTTGTAGTCCAGCCCGTAGAAGTCGAAGATCTGGCGGCAGTTCACCTCGTTGCCGCTGCCGCGGGCGCCCACGGAGATCTTCTTGCCCTTGAAGTCCTCAAGGTTCTTCACGCCGCTGTCCTTGCTGGCGACGACGTGGATGTATTCGGGGTAGAGGCGGGCGATGGCGCGCACGTCGCCGAGCTTGCCCTTGAAGGGGGCATTGCCGTTGAAGGCGGCGTCGGCCACGTCGTTCTGGACGATGGCGAAATCCACGTCGCCGGCTTCCACAAGGCGCATGTTCTCGCCGGAGGCGCCCGTGGCCTGGGCAGTGACGGAAAGCGCGCCGTCACTCTTGTTGCTCAGCACCTGGCCGATGGCGCCGCCCAGGGGATAATACACGCCGGACGTGCCGCCCGTGGCCAGGGTGAGCCGCTTGCCGTCCGCGGCGGACGCCGCGCCCGCGGCAAGGATGAGGGCACCAGCGAGAAGAAGGCCCAAGATTTTTTTCATCAGCGCTGCTCCTTAAAAAATGATTTTCCCCGCCGGGTGCGCGCAGGCCGGCCGCGCGCAGGAGGAACATATATGGGAAGCCGCCCTTATAGCGCAGAATGCCGCCGTTGGCAAATGGCTCTCGCGCCCCGGCACAGGGGCAAAACCCTTGAAGGGGCGCCCCTCCTGCTGCTACACTCGGACAGCACCTTTTGACATATTTTCTGGAACTGCCATGCGCGCCGCACTTCTTCCCGATCCGCACAAAGGCCCCGGCTACTCCATCATCGAGCTCCACGGGGCGCCCCCTCTGGAATCCCCGGTCTTCCTCCTCAGGCGCGCGTCCGACGGCGCGTGGCTTTCCGGCTCCGGCTGGGGAATGGAAGAGACCTCGCTCACGCCCGACGGCTGGGACAGCGGGGAGGGCGTCCAGCGCCTCATGCTCGGCCCCGGCCTCGTGGACGATCTCGACCCGGGCGACGACTACACCCTCACCATCCCGGGCGCCGGCTCGTGCGC contains:
- the priA gene encoding primosomal protein N'; protein product: MPYARVALLSPPYATLTYSLPSIFAPDLWRPGLRVAVPLGRGEGGALRAGIVLEVTASADVPEGVVCKEVFWPLETEPLLAPALLGLLLDLALRHGVEPGHVAGHVLPQGLRSTAVRLRRLVARAETLTLRDLRHSDAATCAELARELSSGAARLLPRSADAASEEFCHLRVEPPWPVRPAATRQVAVLEFLHAQGPVSRRRLLREVKDAALALAALVRAGHVALVHDGAEEEEPGAALLAPAPERVTLNADQAAALAALTAALEAESPQNRLLYGVTGSGKTAVYLELAERVLARGRSVLLLAPEVALALKLRRDAARALPGAPLILYHGYQSPGRREATFRALAESRRPCLVVGTRSALFLPIPSLGCIILDEEHDASFKQEDGLAYQAREVGWARMRRERGLLVLGSATPDLKTFHAASEGRLPLLRLPRRVGGRPLPPVELVDISANPRLFPAARDGAAAEGETAAGGILAPQCEDALRETLARGEQAVVLLNRRGYAPLMYCLSCGRTQRCPHCDIGLTYHKGLERLVCHYCGYSRPFPSPCDHCRGMEFLPLGEGTERLAERLSVLAGQAVLRLDRDSTRRPGRMEEILEAFARRESPILVGTQMLSKGHHFPRVTLAIVADGDLGLNLPDYRAAERTFQLLVQSAGRAGRGERPGRVLIQTRATDHYCWQFVRSADYEGFYEAELALRKKRGYPPFVRLGLLRISFAADEAAGAPALSDLASALRGEAVRLGVTMLGPAPAPLGLLRGRRRFHCLLKAPAWPPLRELYFFARSRKAAVLRLGLDLDPVNML
- the galU gene encoding UTP--glucose-1-phosphate uridylyltransferase GalU translates to MKEIRKVIIPVAGWGTRSLPATKNIPKEMLPIYNKPVIQYVVEEAIRAHIRDVIFVTNRDKSVIEDHFDYNLQLEGVLERAGKLDKLQAVREVAEMVNIMSVRQKKQLGLGHAIMCARELVRGDPFAIMVGDDLMFGGVPGIGQLIEVAMAEKMPVVGVMEVPWEKVHKYGIIDGEEVAPGVYRVRDMVEKPKREDAPSRLAIVGRYVLTPDIFDYLEKVKPGQGGEIQLTDALQALAKDRGMMAVRMSGMRFDAGDWAEYLTANIYFALQDEELRYELLGLLKNFVQFQ
- the lysA gene encoding diaminopimelate decarboxylase encodes the protein MSDLRSTYTDRLRFYGDTTPRELADRFGTPLYVYSERILRERCRDLMGLSARDGFGVNYSVKANANPSLLRIIHEEGLVADAMSPGELVMDALGGFAPEEILYISNNNTPEEMLTALAHGVLISVDSLSQLDMLGGLNRGGRVMARFNPGIGAGHHAKVITAGKATKFGISPDKMDEVFALLRKHELTLAGINQHIGSLFMEPTGYLEAAKVLLELAGNLPPDILKSLETIDFGGGFGIPYHKYDDEPRLDLAALGQGLHALISEWAAATGYAGRFLVEPGRYVVAECGILLGRVTATKENAGTRYVGTDIGFNVLMRPVMYDSFHDLEAYRGDGKDGGDDILQTVVGNICESGDILAKDRLLPRLREGDVLGVLDAGAYGFSMASNYNQRYLPAEVLIQADGTPRLIRRRETAHDLTRRLEGLGGD
- a CDS encoding MATE family efflux transporter codes for the protein MPKPELGTSPRAIWSLTWPQLLMMYIVFFMGLTSVWVGGQISANVQAALGMVTQCSLFLMVVIMALSSGATAAISQSLGAFRVRRAERYVATTVLGSLGLGLIMALVGWGYGDGILRLIMVPEAIRPLAAELWQVFMLTLPAQYVYSATGVIFRATRLVLPPLWVAALVCAANLACCLGFGLGWFGLPDCGYMGLAWSNFGAQCLGAACNTLLLVRSGYLRRRAIPSLRWLRMGLPYLVRVALPAAAAQIVWQSGYLTLFVLVASLPVDSVHALAGLTAGLRAEALLFLPGMAFNMTVAVLVGNSLGEGRPAQAKRVALALVGLAAAAMSVVAIIIWPFRADIAALLSQEAATRAQIVSYLSYNLVSTPFSIASTVMGGIMVGAGATQYNLMVYGGTFWIVRLPLGWLLGHRLWGTASGVFAAMLVSQCLQALIMLYVVLRCDWARFAMNRQRRPR
- a CDS encoding phosphatidylglycerol lysyltransferase domain-containing protein — encoded protein: MDAHFMPVSLKESPAYYALWEATPRRSLDYTLANLWGWQEYYGLEWYFDGRLCWIRQTRPEVRPWAPIGDWNAVDWGAVLPCVAGKAGRDFIRVPEELVHLWQKACPQLLEVREERGQWEYLYKQEELATLAGNRFHKKRNHYNSYVKAYGEPDYRGVTDAMVEDVLGVQDDWCQWHECEGSPSLLAENEAINRVLTHWDAFRGLTGGSLYVDGRMIAFSVGEKLDSETLGVHFEKGLNGYKGVYQAMNCEFARHAGAGLKWINRAQDLDEEGLRQAKMTYLPADFLRKSTVHVRPA
- a CDS encoding S24 family peptidase, whose protein sequence is MVPLPASPRTGDEAAQCLTRLMRALDVTTDAELARTLGITPQSVNGARKRREVPPAWIQSCAAQTGVNAHWLFFGRGPERLPEAGDGELPAAPADCETDLVTIPLAEARLSAGTGSLEVSGAQEGGYAFRSDFLRRKGNPRRMVLMRVSGDSMVPEIFDNDVVLLDQGQTDITPGRLYAVGFEDAIYIKRVDKLPGKVVLHSANPAYPPLSLDLRGDGADQFRVIGRVLWSGREYR